Proteins encoded together in one Benincasa hispida cultivar B227 chromosome 1, ASM972705v1, whole genome shotgun sequence window:
- the LOC120070250 gene encoding protein tesmin/TSO1-like CXC 2: MSSKHLASSTHSELRIFEEFDYMDLINNLHHFDKLRIDDSERSLPTRPPSTMYSRGDHAPSNHREAAIGYDHFNMSYFHETRNICAELPVEKNEGVKYQNWDDVPYLNFESKNKNGNPNNDVRNNQMSSDVSTDSVNNCSSSKRKREKSKVEEENKPISGPRCNCTKSECLDLSCECFTSGMYCGEDCGCTDCFNNRLYEDTVEVVKQQILSHNPSAFATKKVKERKTIASSSERRGCNCIHSKCRKKYCPCFQAGVPCTEACHCQNCQNPCGIRPSNSVAGSSHGNSISEEMSDNFQLFKD; the protein is encoded by the exons gaatttgattatatggaTTTGATTAATAATCTTCACCATTTTGATAAGCTTAGGATAGACGACTCTGAGAGGTCATTGCCCACTCGACCTCCTTCGACCATGTATTCTCGTGGAGATCACGCGCCAAG CAACCATAGAGAAGCTGCAATTGGTTATGATCACTTCAATATGAGCTATTTCCATGAGACTCGAAATATTTGTGCTGAGCTGCCTGTTGAG aAAAACGAAGGTGTTAAGTATCAAAACTGGGACGATGTTCcatatttgaatttcgagagcaaaaataaaaatggaaatccTAATAATGACGTAAGAAATAATCAAATGTCTTCAGATGTCTCCACGGATTCGGTGAACAATTGCAGTAGCTCCAAAAGAAAGAG gGAGAAATCAAAAGTGGAAGAGGAAAATAAACCTATCTCAGGGCCGCGTTGTAATTGTACGAAAAGCGAGTGTCTAGATCT ATCTTGCGAATGCTTTACAAGTGGTATGTATTGCGGCGAAGATTGTGGCTGTACGGATTGCTTCAACAATCGTTTGTATGAGGACACAGTTGAGGTTGTAAAACAACAGATTCTATCACACAATCCCTCGGCTTTTGCTACAAAAAAG GTAAAGGAAAGGAAAACAATAGCTTCATCTTCAGAAAGAAGAGGATGCAACTGCATCCATTCAAAGTGTCGGAAAAAATATTGTCCATGCTTTCAG gcaggagttccttgCACTGAAGCATGCCATTGTCAAAATTGTCAAAATCCTTGTGGCATCCGACCAAGTAATTCAG TAGCAGGATCAAGTCATGGAAATAGTATTAGTGAGGAAATGAGTGACAACTTTCAGTTGTTCAAGGATTGA